In Syngnathus acus chromosome 5, fSynAcu1.2, whole genome shotgun sequence, a genomic segment contains:
- the LOC119122956 gene encoding metalloproteinase inhibitor 4-like has product MAVSHERSVRLGLWVLLLLGAGTVVDACSCHPAHPQQLFCSAETVIRAKIAGEKIVSPSNSSSPYMKMIQYEIKMIKMFKGFDKAKDIQYVYTPVFSSLCGVKLDSNNKAGYLLSGSMWSDGRLSIGQCDLVESWDNLSLSQRKNLNYRYQMGCECRINVCYTVPCVSTGENECLWTDWLLDNSLNGEQARQYACIRRSDTTCGWYRGGHAPEKDFLDMTDP; this is encoded by the exons ATGGCCGTGTCCCACGAGAGGAGTGTGCGTCTGGGGCTCTGGGTGCTCCTCTTGCTGGGAGCGGGCACGGTTGTGGACGCATGCAGCTGCCACCCAGCTCACCCACAGCAGCTCTTCTGCAGCGCCGAGACGG tgATCAGAGCAAAGATTGCTGGGGAGAAGATTGTGTCGCCTAGCAACAGCTCCTCCCCCTACATGAAGATGATCCAATATGAAATAAAGATGATCAAG ATGTTTAAAGGGTTCGACAAGGCCAAGGATATCCAGTATGTGTACACTCCAGTCTTCTCCTCGCTGTGTGGAGTTAAATTAGACTCTAACAATAAAGCGGGATATCTGCTTTCAG GAAGTATGTGGAGTGACGGGCGACTTTCCATTGGCCAGTGTGACCTGGTGGAGTCCTGGGACAATTTATCACTCTCACAAAGGAAGAATCTCAACTACAGATACCAGATGGGCTGTGAATGCAGA ATCAACGTGTGCTACACGGTGCCGTGCGTGTCCACAGGAGAAAACGAATGCTTGTGGACGGACTGGTTGCTGGATAACAGCCTTAATGGCGAGCAGGCACGGCAGTACGCGTGCATTCGGCGCTCCGACACAACCTGCGGCTGGTACAGGGGTGGCCACGCCCCCGAGAAAGACTTCCTGGACATGACCGACCCTTGA
- the pparg gene encoding peroxisome proliferator-activated receptor gamma, whose amino-acid sequence MRGGGAEADKRPAVGSVEAATTGRSHRADMVDTQQLLAWPVGFSLNAADLPELDDSSHSLEMKHLTTLDYASISSSSSSLSPSLMSSMTSVGVAYDPSPPQGDDHLTNLDYTCMHSYRTHADLHNSIKLEPESPPQHTDSPPLSKLQDDASTAALNIECRVCGDKASGFHYGVHACEGCKGFFRRTIRLKLVYDHCDLHCRIHKKSRNKCQYCRFQKCLNVGMSHNAIRFGRMPQAEKEKLLAEFSSDMEHIHPEAADLRALAKHLYEAYLKYFPLTKAKARAILSGKTGDNAPFVIHDMKSLMEGEQFINCRQMPIQEHHQQMSPPSSTNGGALLGSEYSFVGMTSVTDHGTTNAVELRFFHSCQSRSAEAVREVTEFAKSIPGFVNLDLNDQVTLLKYGVIEVLIIMMAPLMNKDGTLIAYGQIFMTREFLKSLRKPFCHLLEPKFEFSVKFNTLELDDSDMALFLAVIILSGDRPGLLNVKPIEQLQETVLHSLELQLKVSHPDSLQLFAKLLQKMTDLRQIVTDHVHLIQLLKKTEVDMLLHPLLQEIMKDLY is encoded by the exons ATGCGAGGAGGAGGGGCAGAGGCTGACAAGAGGCCGGCAGTCGGATCAGTGGAGGCGGCAACAACTGGGAGAAGCCACCGTG CAGACATGGTGGACACCCAGCAGCTCCTTGCCTGGCCCGTGGGCTTCAGTCTAAACGCTGCCGATCTGCCCGAGCTGGATGACAGCTCCCACTCGCTGGAGATGAAGCACCTGACCACGTTGGACTACGCCTCCATCtcatcctcgtcctcctccctgTCGCCCTCGCTCATGTCTTCCATGACGTCCGTCGGCGTGGCCTATGACCCCAGTCCACCGCAGGGCGACGACCACCTCACCAACCTGGACTACACCTGTATGCACAGCTACAGGACTCATGCAGACTTGCACA ATTCCATCAAGCTGGAGCCAGAGTCACCCCCGCAACACACTGACAGTCCGCCACTCTCCAAGCTCCAGGACGACGCGTCTACAGCCGCTCTCAACATCGAGTGTCGGGTGTGTGGAGATAAAGCTTCCGGGTTTCACTATGGTGTCCATGCCTGTGAGGGATGCAAG GGTTTCTTCAGACGCACCATCAGGTTGAAGCTGGTGTACGATCACTGCGACCTCCACTGTCGCATTCACAAGAAATCCCGCAACAAATGTCAGTACTGTCGCTTTCAGAAGTGCCTGAACGTCGGCATGTCACATAACG CTATTCGTTTTGGCCGGATGCCCCAAGCCGAGAAGGAGAAACTACTAGCGGAGTTTTCGTCCGACATGGAGCACATTCACCCGGAGGCGGCCGATCTGAGGGCCTTGGCCAAACATTTGTACGAGGCCTATCTCAAGTACTTCCCTCTCACCAAGGCCAAGGCCAGGGCCATCCTCTCTGGCAAGACCGGAGACAATGCG CCTTTTGTCATCCATGACATGAAGTCTCTAATGGAGGGGGAGCAGTTTATCAACTGCAGGCAGATGCCCATTCAGGAACATCATCAGCAGATGTCCCCTCCTTCCTCCACAAATGGAG GTGCTCTTCTGGGGTCGGAGTACAGCTTCGTGGGAATGACGAGCGTCACGGACCACGGAACGACTAACGCCGTCGAGCTGCGTTTCTTCCACAGTTGCCAGTCGCGCTCGGCCGAAGCTGTGAGAGAAGTGACGGAGTTTGCCAAAAGCATCCCGGGATTTGTCAACCTGGATCTCAATGATCAG GTGACGTTGCTCAAGTACGGTGTGATAGAGGTCCTCATCATCATGATGGCGCCCCTTATGAACAAAGACGGCACCCTGATCGCTTACGGACAAATATTCATGACGCGGGAGTTCCTCAAGAGTCTCCGGAAGCCCTTTTGCCATCTACTGGAGCCCAAGTTTGAGTTTTCCGTCAAGTTCAACACGCTAGAGCTGGACGACAGCGACATGGCGCTCTTTCTGGCCGTCATTATCCTCAGCGGAG ACCGTCCGGGCCTGTTGAACGTCAAGCCCATCGAGCAGCTCCAGGAAACTGTGTTGCACTCCCTGGAGCTGCAGCTCAAAGTCAGCCATCCGGACTCCCTGCAGCTGTTCGCCAAGCTGCTCCAGAAGATGACCGACCTACGGCAGATCGTCACCGACCACGTGCATCTCATCCAGCTGCTCAAGAAAACCGAGGTGGACATGTTACTGCACCCGTTGTTGCAGGAGATCATGAAGGACTTGTATTAG